A part of Paenarthrobacter sp. A20 genomic DNA contains:
- a CDS encoding L-aspartate oxidase → MNPSSAPERLLSTSVLVIGTGGAGLRASIELAQRGVQVLAVGKRRKHDAHTSLAAGGINAALGTMDPEDSWEQHAADTLRESYFLADPTIVETVARHAARGIEDLEQWGMPFAREEDGRISQRFFGAHKYRRTAYAGDYTGLEIQRTLMRRAAELSIPIIDTVYITRLLVADGTIFGAYGFDVVDGTPVQIHADAVILAAGGHTRIWRHTSSRRDENTGDSFRLAALAGARIRDAELVQFHPSGLLDPDDAAGTLVSEAARGEGGILTNALGERFMERYDAERMELSTRDRVALAGFTEVAEGRGTAKGGVYLDVSHLPRETIMKKLPRVYRTLIDLQMLDITTTKIEIAPTAHYSMGGVWVAPEDHGTGVNGLYAIGEASSGLHGANRLGGNSLIELLVYGRITGEHVAEYVRSRTDVRRDPAAVGLARNEMQGLLNGKGTESARRLQRELRNVMTEHAGVVRTEQGLQEGLRKLADLEERARFVTAHPDIAGFDDLAHAYDLLGSLLAARATLECALERRETRGAHNRADFPALDPSLQGNFVWSPGEGVSFETLAPAPDSFRALAEAHTEDSVAGKLVE, encoded by the coding sequence ATGAACCCTTCTTCAGCTCCAGAACGTCTCTTGTCCACTTCAGTGCTGGTCATCGGCACCGGCGGCGCCGGGCTGCGCGCCTCGATTGAACTCGCCCAGCGAGGAGTGCAGGTGCTGGCTGTAGGTAAGCGTAGAAAGCACGATGCACATACGAGTCTGGCCGCCGGGGGCATCAACGCCGCCTTGGGCACCATGGACCCGGAAGACAGCTGGGAGCAGCACGCCGCCGACACCTTGCGGGAGTCGTACTTCCTGGCCGACCCGACCATTGTCGAAACGGTTGCGCGGCACGCTGCCCGCGGTATCGAGGACCTTGAACAATGGGGGATGCCGTTTGCTCGCGAAGAGGACGGCCGCATCTCCCAGCGCTTCTTCGGCGCGCACAAATACCGCCGCACTGCCTACGCCGGGGACTACACCGGGCTGGAGATCCAGCGCACGCTGATGCGCCGGGCGGCCGAGTTGAGCATTCCCATCATCGACACCGTGTACATCACCCGGCTGCTAGTCGCCGACGGCACCATATTCGGCGCCTATGGATTCGACGTCGTAGACGGCACCCCTGTGCAGATCCACGCCGATGCCGTCATCCTGGCCGCCGGCGGCCACACGCGCATCTGGCGCCACACCTCCTCACGACGCGACGAGAACACCGGCGACTCCTTCAGACTGGCCGCCCTGGCTGGTGCCCGGATACGTGACGCAGAACTGGTCCAGTTCCACCCCTCAGGCCTGCTGGACCCGGACGACGCCGCGGGCACATTGGTCTCCGAAGCGGCACGCGGAGAAGGCGGCATCCTCACCAACGCACTCGGTGAGCGCTTCATGGAACGTTACGACGCCGAGCGGATGGAGCTCTCCACCCGGGACCGGGTTGCCCTTGCCGGCTTCACCGAGGTCGCAGAAGGCCGTGGGACTGCGAAGGGCGGCGTCTACCTGGACGTCTCCCACCTGCCTCGGGAGACCATCATGAAAAAACTGCCCCGGGTCTACCGCACCCTGATCGACCTTCAAATGCTGGACATCACCACTACCAAGATCGAGATCGCGCCCACCGCCCACTACTCCATGGGCGGAGTCTGGGTAGCACCGGAGGACCACGGAACGGGAGTGAATGGACTGTACGCCATTGGAGAAGCATCCTCGGGCCTGCATGGAGCCAACCGTCTCGGTGGCAACTCACTGATCGAACTACTCGTCTACGGGCGCATTACCGGCGAGCACGTGGCCGAATACGTGCGTTCGCGCACCGATGTCCGTCGGGATCCGGCAGCGGTCGGGCTGGCCCGCAACGAAATGCAGGGCCTGCTGAACGGAAAGGGTACGGAGTCAGCGCGTCGGTTGCAGCGTGAACTGCGCAATGTCATGACCGAACATGCCGGTGTGGTGCGCACCGAGCAGGGGCTGCAAGAGGGACTGCGGAAGCTGGCCGATCTGGAGGAACGGGCCCGTTTCGTTACGGCACACCCGGACATCGCGGGGTTCGACGACCTGGCCCACGCCTACGACCTGCTGGGATCGCTCCTCGCCGCGCGGGCCACCTTGGAGTGCGCGCTTGAGCGTCGCGAAACCCGCGGTGCCCACAACCGGGCAGACTTCCCAGCACTTGATCCGTCACTGCAGGGCAACTTTGTTTGGTCCCCAGGCGAAGGCGTCAGCTTCGAAACGCTGGCCCCGGCTCCAGACTCCTTCCGAGCCTTGGCCGAGGCCCACACCGAGGACTCCGTCGCTGGCAAGCTTGTCGAGTGA
- a CDS encoding LysR family transcriptional regulator — MTMKLDQLRSFEMVARVGHFTRAAEELYLAQPSLSRQIATLEAHLGTALFDRRPAGVTLTNAGELLLPIARRMLGDAQAAQDQIQELAGLRRGRVRLGAPPTLCVSLVADVLAAFRSAHPGVELHITEGGSRFLVEALNESTLDLALVVTRGTDPSAPGIELVPLLSEELVVISAATSGSPEEFTLEALAGVPQVAFNRSYELRVATDAAFAAAGFEPLIAVEGGEMDAVLRFVERGLGVAVVPAMVVIDRPGLRSARLVRPSLTRTVNLARRNDVGPSAATAAMQQFIFDTVDRLAAPGTELSRLVTAAPRT; from the coding sequence ATGACCATGAAATTAGACCAGTTGCGTTCCTTCGAGATGGTCGCCCGTGTAGGGCATTTCACACGCGCGGCCGAGGAACTGTATCTCGCTCAGCCGTCACTGAGCCGACAGATCGCCACACTGGAGGCCCATCTCGGTACGGCGCTCTTTGACCGTCGACCTGCAGGGGTCACGCTGACCAATGCGGGAGAGCTGCTCCTGCCCATTGCCCGCCGCATGCTCGGCGACGCGCAGGCAGCGCAGGACCAGATTCAGGAGCTTGCGGGATTGCGCCGCGGCCGCGTTCGCCTTGGTGCACCACCTACGCTGTGCGTTTCGCTGGTGGCCGATGTGCTGGCCGCTTTCCGCAGCGCCCATCCGGGAGTGGAATTGCACATCACTGAAGGCGGTTCGCGTTTTCTGGTTGAAGCGCTTAACGAAAGCACGCTGGATCTGGCCCTGGTGGTCACGCGCGGAACAGACCCCTCTGCTCCCGGCATTGAGTTGGTCCCGCTCCTCTCCGAGGAACTGGTGGTCATTTCCGCCGCCACATCGGGGTCGCCGGAAGAATTCACGCTCGAAGCACTCGCAGGCGTGCCGCAAGTGGCCTTCAACCGCAGCTATGAGCTGCGCGTGGCGACAGATGCTGCGTTCGCCGCGGCCGGTTTCGAGCCCCTGATTGCCGTCGAGGGTGGGGAAATGGACGCCGTACTTCGGTTTGTGGAACGCGGGTTGGGCGTGGCGGTCGTGCCGGCGATGGTGGTCATCGACCGTCCCGGGCTACGCAGTGCACGTTTGGTTCGTCCCTCCCTGACGCGGACCGTCAACCTTGCCCGTCGCAACGACGTCGGGCCTTCAGCGGCTACCGCCGCAATGCAGCAGTTCATCTTCGACACTGTGGACCGGCTCGCGGCACCGGGGACCGAGCTGTCGCGCCTGGTGACGGCAGCGCCACGTACTTGA
- the mtr gene encoding mycothione reductase: MPTNASKTTVDRHYDLVIIGTGSGNSIPGPEFDDRSIAIIEKGPFGGTCLNAGCIPSKMYVHTADTALDIVESGRLGLQATVDSVDWPGIVNRIFENRVDPIAAAGEEYRRGPQSPNIDVYDQHAVFVGERTLRTGQGAQQRTISGDQVVIAAGSRPFIPDAITASGVRYHTNEDIMRLPQLPKSLVIIGGGYIAMEFAHVFEALGTDVTIIARSTLLRNLDDDLHHRFNTVAADRFDVRSGRTTIGADQTDRGITVRLDDGSSATGEVLLVATGRIPNGDLLDLPAGGIEMTNDGRIKVDEYGRSTSAAGIWALGDVSSPYMLKHVANAEMRAVRHNLLNPDNLQGMPHDHVPAATFSHPQIATVGMTESQARDHGHKVTVKVQDYGDVAYGWALEDTTGICKLIADQDTGKLLGAHYMGPQASTLIQQMITVLAFDLDVREFAAKQYWIHPALPEVTENALLGLTFRS, from the coding sequence ATGCCCACCAATGCCAGCAAGACCACCGTGGATCGACACTACGACCTGGTCATCATCGGCACCGGGTCGGGGAACTCCATTCCCGGACCTGAATTCGACGACCGGTCGATCGCGATCATCGAGAAAGGGCCGTTCGGCGGAACCTGCCTGAACGCAGGCTGCATCCCGTCGAAGATGTATGTGCACACCGCCGACACCGCGCTGGATATTGTTGAGTCCGGGCGCCTGGGCCTTCAAGCCACGGTCGACTCGGTGGACTGGCCGGGCATCGTCAACCGGATCTTCGAGAACCGCGTCGACCCTATCGCCGCCGCCGGTGAGGAATACCGCCGTGGCCCACAGTCCCCGAACATCGACGTCTATGACCAGCACGCCGTCTTCGTCGGAGAACGCACCTTGCGCACTGGCCAAGGCGCCCAGCAGAGAACCATCTCCGGTGACCAGGTGGTTATCGCTGCAGGGTCCCGGCCGTTCATCCCCGATGCCATCACCGCGTCGGGCGTGCGCTACCACACCAACGAAGACATCATGCGGCTCCCGCAGCTACCCAAGTCCTTGGTTATCATCGGTGGTGGCTACATCGCCATGGAGTTCGCCCACGTCTTCGAGGCCCTGGGCACGGACGTCACGATCATTGCCCGCTCCACGCTCCTGCGGAACCTCGACGATGACCTGCACCACCGGTTCAACACCGTGGCAGCCGACCGTTTCGACGTCCGGTCCGGCCGGACCACCATCGGCGCCGATCAGACAGACCGGGGCATCACCGTCAGGCTCGACGACGGCTCCTCCGCCACCGGGGAGGTACTGCTGGTCGCCACCGGGCGCATCCCCAACGGGGACCTGCTGGACCTGCCAGCCGGCGGAATCGAGATGACAAACGACGGGCGCATCAAGGTCGATGAGTATGGTCGGTCAACCTCCGCCGCAGGTATCTGGGCCCTCGGCGACGTCTCCTCGCCCTACATGCTCAAACACGTGGCCAACGCCGAGATGCGGGCCGTGCGACACAACCTGCTGAACCCGGATAACCTGCAGGGAATGCCGCACGACCACGTCCCCGCCGCTACCTTCAGCCACCCCCAGATCGCCACCGTCGGTATGACCGAATCCCAGGCGCGCGACCACGGCCACAAGGTCACGGTCAAGGTCCAGGACTACGGGGACGTCGCCTATGGCTGGGCCTTGGAGGACACCACCGGTATCTGCAAACTCATCGCCGACCAAGACACCGGCAAGCTCCTCGGCGCCCACTACATGGGCCCGCAAGCATCAACCCTGATCCAGCAAATGATCACCGTCCTGGCCTTCGACCTCGACGTCCGCGAGTTTGCAGCCAAGCAATACTGGATCCACCCCGCACTACCCGAAGTCACCGAAAACGCCCTGTTAGGCCTCACCTTCAGATCCTGA
- a CDS encoding SLC13 family permease — translation MAKTIYQPAPEAESDIREERSPRPINRRRILLITVAASVILGLVAILFGGAIFNPAATPESEPTMTATQIIPLVILVVMFVVATKWPLNIGVMGLVASFGVGYFMLGMTDKEILADFPANIVITIIGVTYFFSMAQRNGTIDIIVQNCVRLVRGKTLLLPWVFFLLAASLTALGTFSPAAVALLAPAAIGLAYESRIHPVLMGAFIINGAHAGGFSPLSVAGVLVHDIAVKNGFPISQGALFASSFTLNLILSVATVVLFALLGKLRDGATGQHADLETRKTRPHGQQILTLALIVAMLVCALGFHMPIGFVALSAGLLLALVNIKEHRTFIGGISWSTVLLVAGMITYVSLLQHVGVIDTLAEQALALGAPLLIALVLCYVIGVGSAFASSTALLTAFIPLAGPLLATSSLSASGTVAALAIAATVVDVSPFSTDGALVVANAREDDRQRVYKQLMMYAGGVVLVAPALAWALLVPTGIM, via the coding sequence ATGGCTAAGACTATTTACCAACCAGCTCCCGAGGCAGAGAGCGACATCCGGGAAGAACGTTCCCCGCGACCCATTAACCGCCGCCGTATCCTGCTGATAACGGTTGCCGCTTCCGTCATCCTGGGTCTGGTTGCCATCCTGTTCGGGGGTGCCATCTTCAACCCGGCGGCTACCCCGGAATCGGAGCCGACCATGACCGCCACCCAGATCATCCCGCTGGTCATCCTCGTGGTGATGTTTGTCGTCGCCACCAAATGGCCCTTGAACATCGGTGTGATGGGACTCGTAGCCTCCTTCGGCGTCGGCTACTTCATGCTCGGCATGACCGACAAGGAGATCCTGGCCGACTTCCCCGCCAACATCGTGATCACTATCATCGGCGTCACGTATTTCTTCAGCATGGCCCAGCGGAACGGGACCATCGACATCATTGTCCAGAACTGCGTCCGGCTTGTGCGCGGCAAGACGTTGTTACTGCCGTGGGTCTTCTTCCTCCTGGCAGCGTCCCTGACCGCGTTGGGCACGTTCTCCCCCGCCGCCGTCGCATTGCTGGCCCCTGCCGCCATCGGCTTGGCCTACGAATCACGCATCCACCCCGTCCTCATGGGCGCCTTCATTATCAACGGAGCCCATGCAGGCGGCTTCTCCCCACTCTCTGTCGCCGGAGTCCTGGTCCACGACATCGCGGTGAAGAACGGCTTCCCGATCTCCCAAGGCGCCCTCTTCGCTTCCAGCTTCACCTTGAACCTCATCCTGTCAGTCGCGACCGTGGTGCTGTTCGCCCTCCTGGGAAAACTCCGCGACGGCGCCACGGGCCAGCACGCCGATCTGGAGACACGCAAGACCCGGCCCCACGGCCAGCAGATCCTCACCCTGGCACTCATCGTCGCCATGCTCGTCTGCGCCCTGGGTTTCCACATGCCAATCGGTTTCGTGGCCCTCTCCGCCGGGCTCCTGCTGGCACTGGTCAACATCAAGGAACACCGAACCTTCATCGGCGGAATTTCCTGGTCAACCGTCCTGCTCGTAGCCGGAATGATCACCTACGTTTCCCTGCTGCAACACGTAGGGGTCATCGACACCCTCGCCGAGCAAGCCCTTGCACTCGGCGCACCGCTCCTGATCGCCCTGGTGCTCTGCTACGTCATCGGCGTCGGCTCAGCCTTCGCCTCGTCCACCGCACTTCTGACCGCCTTCATCCCCTTGGCTGGTCCCCTGCTGGCAACGAGCTCACTCAGTGCGTCGGGAACGGTGGCCGCCCTAGCCATCGCCGCAACCGTCGTCGATGTTTCGCCGTTTTCCACCGACGGCGCCCTGGTGGTGGCCAACGCCCGCGAAGACGACCGTCAGCGCGTCTACAAGCAGCTCATGATGTACGCCGGCGGAGTAGTCCTGGTGGCACCCGCACTTGCGTGGGCCTTGTTGGTACCAACCGGCATCATGTAA
- a CDS encoding PrpF domain-containing protein, translating into MKIEAEWMRGGTSKCWVFETDHLDKAHAKLDDLLPRLFGSPDSRQIDGVGGATSTTSKAMILSRSAVEDVDVEFTFAQVGIEEAAVDWGSNCGNCSAVVGLYAIEKGWVVPTGDSTRIVTRNTNTGQIIIQRVSTPAGALPIVPDAQMPGVVFPGYRVGLGFQDPAGKTTGKLLPTGAATDTVVAGGTSWTVSMVDAGAPVVIVRAEELGLDTARFDTWKAGVELQLDTLDLIRRQAAVRMGMAATPADAARAVPKLAIVGPPTGPDAEDDVNVMMLSMGKPHPALAITGSIALTLAARTPGTVLNTITGRTSEAVLRLRTPAGVIETWSEEHEGTLLVGVDRTARTIATSIIHLPETLGNAVEASLATATR; encoded by the coding sequence CGAATGGATGCGCGGAGGCACCAGCAAGTGCTGGGTCTTTGAAACGGACCATCTGGATAAGGCACACGCCAAACTGGATGATCTCCTGCCCCGGCTCTTCGGGAGTCCGGATTCCCGCCAAATTGATGGGGTGGGCGGAGCTACCTCGACTACAAGCAAAGCAATGATCCTCAGCCGATCTGCAGTAGAGGACGTCGACGTCGAATTCACCTTCGCCCAGGTGGGGATCGAAGAGGCCGCTGTCGATTGGGGCAGCAACTGCGGCAACTGCTCGGCAGTTGTGGGTCTCTACGCCATCGAAAAAGGGTGGGTTGTGCCCACCGGCGATTCCACGCGCATCGTCACACGCAACACCAACACCGGCCAGATCATCATTCAGCGGGTCTCAACTCCAGCCGGCGCCCTGCCGATCGTTCCGGATGCGCAGATGCCCGGCGTCGTGTTTCCCGGATACAGAGTAGGTCTCGGCTTCCAGGATCCTGCCGGCAAGACCACGGGAAAACTGCTGCCCACCGGCGCAGCAACCGACACAGTCGTGGCCGGCGGAACAAGCTGGACCGTCTCGATGGTCGACGCCGGAGCGCCAGTCGTGATTGTACGCGCCGAAGAGTTGGGGCTGGACACCGCCCGCTTCGACACATGGAAGGCCGGCGTTGAACTGCAGTTGGACACCCTGGATCTTATCCGTCGCCAGGCCGCAGTCCGCATGGGAATGGCGGCAACGCCCGCTGACGCCGCGCGGGCAGTCCCCAAGCTTGCAATCGTCGGACCCCCTACGGGGCCGGACGCAGAAGACGACGTCAACGTCATGATGCTCTCCATGGGTAAACCGCATCCTGCCCTGGCCATCACCGGCAGCATTGCCCTGACTCTCGCCGCCCGAACGCCCGGCACTGTGCTCAACACCATTACAGGCAGGACATCGGAAGCAGTCCTGAGACTCAGGACACCTGCCGGGGTCATCGAAACCTGGAGCGAGGAACACGAAGGGACCCTTCTGGTGGGCGTGGACCGGACAGCCCGCACCATCGCGACCAGCATCATCCACCTCCCGGAGACTCTCGGCAACGCAGTCGAAGCCTCACTAGCAACAGCCACTCGATGA